Below is a window of Campylobacter canadensis DNA.
GCAACATTTCTAAAATAAAACCTATGATTATTTATATTATTAAACTTAGAAAAACTAACAATCTCAAAAATATTTCTAACCATTCCTCTAAAGCTTGAGCCAGATACCTGTGGAATTTCATTTTTTACGCTAAAAAAACAAACCTTGCTAGGGTCTTTTTTGTCTTTAGTACTATCACCTACTATAAAAGGGGTTTTACTCTTAAGCGTAATTTCAATCTCTCCTGTAAAAAGCTTTTTATCAAAAACATCAAGCTTAACATCGCTATTATTTTTCTCATTATTTTCTTTTTTATTTTGTTCTTTATCTTGTTTTTTATACAAAGCCACTATTGGTTTATTATTTTCTCTAATATTTATAAAGTTAAACGGAGCTATTGCTACATTGTCTTTTTCATAGTTTGGTTTTTCTATTTTTTGCTCAATACCACTTACATCCACCCCCGCTTTTTTAAATTCTTCTAAAAATATTCCGTTCATCATCTTATCTCCTTTATTGCGTAATCCTTTATTGCATAGCCTTTTATGTAAGCTTGATGTGTTTTCTTGTGATAGCCTATGATGTCGCATTTTTCTATGATAATTTCGCCGTCTTTTTTATCAAGCGGCAAGTAAAACTTTCCGCCCCTACCATCATCTACCTTGCTCCAGCCGTTTTCACACTTAATAACCTTACCTAGCATTTTTGTAGTGCTGTTTATTTCATCACCTTTAAACTCATAAACCCTTGAGCCTTCTTTCCAATAATAAAGCTCTTTTACTCCATCAAATGCACGAAGTTCTAAAATACCATCTAATGTGCTGATTTTTTTATCGTATGAGCAAACTTCTACCCCATCAAATATTCCAAAATAAATCTTATCCATTGTCCAAATAATTACTTTTGCATTCACAAAATCTTTTAAAAGCTCTTTCATTTTAGCAACTCCTTAGCTATCTCATTCATCTCTTTTGGCTCTAATTTTTTGCCATTTTCATAGGCAATAAACTTACCACTAAACACCCCACGACCAACATTTTTACCCCCACCAACAGCTAAAAATCCAGCACATAAATCTCTTGCCACAAATAACATTAAGGCTTTTTCTTTTTCGTATCTTTTTAATTTTTCTTCATTTCTTGCTTTAATTTGTTCTTTTTCTTCATCTGTTAAATTTTCATTTTTTTCATCTTCTAATTTTTGTGAAAAAACCTCTATAATTAGATTGATTTTGCCATCATAAATAGCCCTAGCATCAAACAATGCTCCATCAATGGTAGCCCCACTAAATCTATCTATTTTATTTCTTTGATGAAGTTTTGTAAGTGCTTTTTTCATTGTTTTGTAATCTCTTACAATCTCGCTTTCATTAACCCTAACTCTTGACTTTTTCGCTGCAACGCCATCTACATAGCCAAAAAGCTCATCTACAAACTTTTCACCTAGCTTATCACTAAAAGTGTTTGCTATCCTTAAAGCTTGGTGTCTAATAGCTCCTTTAAAGCTTGTCCCACTTGCTATACTTTTGCCATCTTCGCATAAACTCGCAATATCTGCTATCTCGCCATCATTATTTACACTACCTATCAAAAGTGAGTTTGTAATATCTAGCTCTAGTTTTATTTCAAATTTATT
It encodes the following:
- the csx19 gene encoding type III-D CRISPR-associated protein Csx19; this translates as MKELLKDFVNAKVIIWTMDKIYFGIFDGVEVCSYDKKISTLDGILELRAFDGVKELYYWKEGSRVYEFKGDEINSTTKMLGKVIKCENGWSKVDDGRGGKFYLPLDKKDGEIIIEKCDIIGYHKKTHQAYIKGYAIKDYAIKEIR
- a CDS encoding RAMP superfamily CRISPR-associated protein, which translates into the protein MSQEVHKKLRKKIFYKGILENQTAFSIGTKEGDFIDSLCLKDKSNKPYISATSLAGVLKAKLKNNKLLGDNDNKSLVILSDCYLNDKSNYQVGIRNGVKINPTTNIAENKALFDYEVVFKGAEFDFECLINIYEDDFTSELQEFEKAINSELLVGMKTMSGFGEFAMKELFKIEFDFSKNDEFSRYESFLRKSFYESKVETKESNNKFEIKLELDITNSLLIGSVNNDGEIADIASLCEDGKSIASGTSFKGAIRHQALRIANTFSDKLGEKFVDELFGYVDGVAAKKSRVRVNESEIVRDYKTMKKALTKLHQRNKIDRFSGATIDGALFDARAIYDGKINLIIEVFSQKLEDEKNENLTDEEKEQIKARNEEKLKRYEKEKALMLFVARDLCAGFLAVGGGKNVGRGVFSGKFIAYENGKKLEPKEMNEIAKELLK